The Martelella sp. AD-3 genome includes a region encoding these proteins:
- a CDS encoding transferase hexapeptide repeat family protein, translating into MAVYAYDDIVPVVDQGAYVHPDAVLIGDVIIGPQCFVGAGAVLRGDFGRIEMHEGSNIQETCVCHSFPDRDVVVERFGHIGHGAVLHGCRVGENAMVGMNAVVMDEAVIGKNAIIGAMALVRQGFVVPEGMLAHGNPARVIRPLTDEEIAWKTGGTDIYRQLAFEAAGRTRPAEPLSQAEPDRRRIKAPRYDPLMIARVGEKKQ; encoded by the coding sequence ATGGCTGTCTACGCCTATGACGATATCGTGCCGGTTGTCGATCAGGGCGCCTATGTCCACCCGGATGCGGTGCTGATCGGCGATGTCATCATCGGCCCGCAATGCTTCGTTGGGGCGGGCGCGGTGCTGCGCGGGGATTTCGGGCGGATCGAGATGCATGAGGGCTCCAACATCCAGGAGACCTGCGTCTGCCATTCCTTTCCCGATCGCGATGTCGTCGTCGAGCGTTTCGGCCATATCGGTCACGGCGCGGTGCTGCATGGCTGCCGCGTCGGCGAGAATGCCATGGTCGGCATGAATGCCGTTGTCATGGACGAGGCGGTGATCGGGAAGAATGCCATCATCGGGGCGATGGCCCTTGTCAGGCAGGGCTTTGTCGTGCCCGAAGGCATGCTCGCCCATGGCAATCCGGCGCGCGTGATCCGTCCTCTGACGGATGAGGAAATCGCCTGGAAGACGGGCGGCACGGATATCTATCGCCAGCTTGCCTTCGAGGCGGCAGGTCGAACGCGACCGGCTGAACCGCTTTCGCAAGCGGAACCGGATCGCCGCCGGATCAAAGCCCCGCGCTATGATCCTCTGATGATCGCACGGGTGGGCGAGAAGAAGCAATGA